A window from Opitutia bacterium ISCC 52 encodes these proteins:
- a CDS encoding biopolymer transporter ExbD: MKGRKSIAAAEDLNDINISPMIDMVFILLIFFIVTTVFVEEPGVDIEKPITQTALRLEKNSILIAITGNNAVVYGGNQVGVTGIRPIVRRLNARSSMPVILQVDQNASAGIVIQVIDECKLGQANQISISSEVN, encoded by the coding sequence ATGAAAGGACGTAAATCAATAGCCGCTGCAGAGGATCTTAACGATATCAACATCTCACCGATGATTGATATGGTATTCATCCTGTTAATTTTCTTTATCGTCACGACTGTGTTTGTAGAAGAACCAGGCGTAGACATTGAAAAACCCATTACCCAAACCGCGCTACGTTTGGAGAAGAATTCTATCCTCATTGCAATCACGGGTAACAACGCGGTTGTATACGGGGGTAATCAAGTAGGAGTTACTGGGATTCGTCCCATTGTTCGACGACTGAATGCCAGAAGCTCAATGCCGGTTATTCTGCAAGTTGATCAAAATGCAAGCGCTGGTATCGTCATTCAAGTGATTGACGAATGTAAACTGGGTCAAGCCAACCAGATTAGCATCTCTTCGGAGGTGAACTAA